Proteins encoded together in one Halalkaliarchaeum sp. AArc-CO window:
- a CDS encoding ArsR family transcriptional regulator codes for MSQVRRRIAEYVRSNPGVHFSAIVRELDLATGQTQYHLRKLLRRGEVTAEERHGKTHYFEDGFDEWERAAITLLRRETDRAIVALVLESGAIAPDAITVELDVARSTVEWHLDRLTEDRVLEKRYDSKGRVTVVAVKPEATRTLLSTLDPSVAERLVDRFTRLVDGAAPREGSGPPE; via the coding sequence ATGAGCCAGGTGAGGCGACGGATCGCCGAGTACGTGCGGTCGAATCCCGGCGTCCATTTCAGTGCCATCGTCCGAGAGCTGGATCTCGCAACCGGACAGACGCAGTACCACCTCCGGAAGCTCCTGCGCCGGGGAGAGGTCACCGCCGAGGAGCGCCACGGGAAGACCCACTACTTCGAGGACGGGTTCGACGAGTGGGAGCGGGCCGCGATCACGCTGCTTCGCAGGGAGACCGATCGGGCGATCGTCGCGCTCGTCCTCGAGTCGGGCGCGATCGCCCCGGACGCGATTACAGTGGAGTTGGACGTCGCCAGAAGCACCGTCGAGTGGCACCTCGATCGGCTAACCGAAGATCGCGTTCTCGAGAAACGGTACGACTCGAAGGGGCGAGTCACGGTTGTCGCCGTCAAGCCCGAAGCGACCCGAACGTTGCTGTCGACGCTCGATCCGAGCGTCGCAGAGCGGCTGGTCGACCGGTTCACGCGGCTGGTCGACGGTGCGGCCCCGCGGGAGGGATCGGGACCGCCGGAGTGA
- a CDS encoding prephenate dehydrogenase/arogenate dehydrogenase family protein: MRLLVVGAGEMGRWIADAVAASPDVFDGDVSVTFADADRDVAEDAAASREAAVYSTDAEPGSKEQFDAVCLAVPIPAVEPAIVEWAPAVDGALFDVAGTMEQPLAAMRSAAADPEKSVREYGSFHPLFAPPRTPGSVAFAPGEDGPLLSAVRKAIRAGGNEVFETTAAEHDAAMETVQASAHAAILAYGLVAADTDVREEFHTPVSRRLEGLVETVTEGSPDVYADIQRSFDGAESVAEAARRIADARGDREAFRKLYREAGTDRRRDRHE; encoded by the coding sequence ATGCGCCTGCTCGTGGTCGGTGCGGGAGAGATGGGTCGGTGGATCGCCGACGCTGTCGCGGCGTCCCCGGACGTCTTCGACGGAGACGTTTCGGTGACTTTCGCGGACGCCGACCGGGACGTGGCCGAAGACGCCGCCGCCAGCCGCGAGGCAGCGGTGTATTCGACGGACGCCGAACCGGGGTCGAAGGAACAGTTCGACGCAGTCTGTCTCGCCGTGCCGATCCCGGCTGTCGAACCGGCGATCGTCGAGTGGGCACCGGCTGTCGACGGCGCCCTGTTCGACGTCGCCGGAACGATGGAACAGCCGCTTGCCGCGATGCGGTCGGCGGCGGCCGACCCCGAAAAGTCCGTCCGCGAGTACGGCAGCTTTCATCCGCTTTTTGCACCGCCTCGGACTCCCGGTAGCGTCGCGTTCGCCCCCGGCGAAGACGGACCGTTGCTTTCGGCCGTTCGCAAAGCGATCCGTGCGGGCGGAAACGAGGTGTTCGAGACGACCGCAGCCGAACACGACGCAGCGATGGAGACCGTGCAGGCGAGCGCCCACGCGGCCATCCTCGCGTACGGGCTCGTCGCCGCCGATACCGACGTCCGAGAGGAGTTTCACACCCCGGTGTCCCGCCGGCTCGAGGGGCTCGTAGAGACGGTCACCGAGGGATCGCCGGACGTGTACGCCGACATCCAGCGTTCGTTCGACGGGGCCGAATCGGTCGCCGAGGCCGCCCGACGGATCGCCGACGCGAGGGGAGATCGGGAGGCGTTCCGGAAGCTGTATCGCGAGGCTGGAACCGACCGCCGGAGAGACAGACACGAGTGA
- a CDS encoding HVO_2753 family zinc finger protein — protein MSQSQQREARHCVSCGIRVSGKNAATFDCPVCGTEVSRCAKCRKQSNLYECPDCGFRGP, from the coding sequence ATGAGCCAGAGTCAGCAACGGGAAGCGCGACACTGCGTTTCCTGTGGCATCCGCGTGTCCGGCAAGAACGCCGCCACGTTCGACTGTCCGGTCTGTGGAACCGAAGTTAGCCGTTGTGCGAAATGTCGAAAACAGAGCAACCTCTATGAGTGTCCCGACTGCGGCTTCAGGGGGCCCTGA
- a CDS encoding elongation factor 1-beta — protein MGKVAAKLKVMPQSPEIDLDALQERLEAALPEGAKIQGFERDDVAFGLVALLPTVIVPDDAGGTEAVEEAFSGVDDVESVSVENVGRI, from the coding sequence ATGGGAAAGGTCGCAGCCAAACTCAAGGTGATGCCGCAGAGCCCGGAGATCGACCTCGACGCGCTCCAGGAGCGGCTCGAGGCCGCGCTGCCGGAGGGCGCGAAGATCCAGGGGTTCGAGCGCGACGACGTCGCGTTCGGCCTGGTCGCGCTTTTGCCGACGGTGATCGTCCCCGACGACGCGGGCGGCACCGAGGCCGTCGAGGAGGCGTTTTCGGGCGTCGACGACGTCGAATCCGTCTCCGTCGAGAACGTCGGGCGCATCTGA
- a CDS encoding ATPase — protein MSPMNSQPTVLVVGDARVDAGKTTFSVGLLDRLGKATARGEPSPVGFKPRAGNDYWFDHDDVRAAIEEGQLYGKDARRLAETSGGFDSSGVPSAIERINPVHRLWRPTPGRTGMLGEADRTALVDRVTLGGETTYLVNGAAEVEGLIPAPISERLSLADARRVGSVAEFNEAMRELHLPAFDRLADRIATVDGTRPVVIESYGDIAVPLQNMREVIELDVVAAVAPSRLRVYRGDRWLRARSVASGSPREGRLEERTARVAEMVEPVATRELPALPSRVRADAGGIAEAYADAYEAVLEQVKPDRG, from the coding sequence ATGTCTCCAATGAATTCACAGCCGACAGTGCTGGTCGTGGGCGACGCGAGAGTCGACGCCGGCAAGACGACGTTTTCGGTCGGGCTGCTCGACCGACTCGGGAAGGCGACGGCCAGGGGGGAACCGTCGCCGGTCGGATTCAAACCCCGAGCGGGCAACGACTACTGGTTCGACCACGACGACGTTCGCGCCGCAATCGAGGAGGGTCAACTCTACGGCAAGGACGCGCGACGGCTGGCGGAGACGTCCGGTGGATTCGATTCGTCGGGCGTCCCCTCGGCGATCGAACGCATCAACCCGGTCCACCGTCTCTGGCGTCCGACGCCCGGCCGGACCGGAATGTTGGGCGAGGCGGACCGCACGGCGCTCGTCGATCGCGTGACGCTGGGCGGGGAGACGACGTATCTCGTCAACGGAGCCGCCGAGGTCGAGGGGCTGATTCCGGCACCGATCTCCGAGCGGTTGTCCCTCGCGGACGCCCGACGGGTGGGATCGGTCGCCGAGTTCAACGAGGCCATGCGGGAACTGCATCTCCCGGCGTTCGATCGGCTGGCCGACCGGATCGCAACGGTAGACGGAACGCGGCCGGTCGTCATCGAGTCGTACGGTGACATCGCCGTCCCCCTCCAGAACATGCGGGAGGTCATCGAACTGGACGTCGTCGCGGCGGTGGCGCCCTCGCGGCTGCGGGTGTACCGTGGCGATCGGTGGCTTCGAGCCCGATCGGTCGCCAGCGGGAGTCCCCGGGAGGGACGCCTCGAGGAGCGCACCGCGCGCGTCGCGGAGATGGTAGAGCCGGTCGCGACGCGAGAACTCCCCGCGCTTCCGTCCCGCGTCCGCGCGGATGCGGGCGGGATCGCCGAGGCGTACGCCGACGCCTACGAGGCGGTTCTCGAACAGGTTAAACCCGACCGGGGATAA
- a CDS encoding MFS transporter: protein MDTADVVGAARLPGERARLAIVVWGVLVSQVLLYPGVEDVIAALGGPPGIRAGMWFLVAEFAAFVAFATVWGAASDALGRRVPLVVAGALGGATAYLLLATLPSLGVGFGGVLFVRVLGGALTIGAFSLSITMLMDLSGGHGRNMGAAGIAIGAGAGLGAVVGGRLATIDPLAPVYGGAVALGAVAVLAATVPDRASGGALPVAEVLSGLSSRPQLSVPYAFGFVDRLTAGFFSLVGVYYFRDVFELDAFGAGLTLALFFVPFALLQYPFGVLSDRIGRFLPVVVGSIGYGVAIAFVGLSPTYTVAALGMVFVGICGGLVSPATLALVTDVAAVDERGAAMGGFNVFGSLGFLAGFLVGGITADVIGYLEAFLLVGGLEVAIALVAARAVRRIAPESEVGVPTAGG from the coding sequence GTGGACACTGCCGACGTAGTCGGAGCGGCAAGACTTCCGGGCGAGCGCGCGAGGCTCGCAATCGTCGTGTGGGGCGTGTTGGTTTCCCAGGTGCTCCTTTATCCGGGCGTCGAGGACGTCATCGCGGCGCTGGGCGGACCACCGGGGATCCGTGCCGGGATGTGGTTCCTCGTCGCGGAGTTCGCCGCGTTCGTCGCGTTCGCGACGGTGTGGGGCGCCGCCAGCGACGCGCTCGGGCGACGTGTTCCTCTCGTCGTCGCCGGCGCCTTGGGGGGTGCGACTGCGTACCTGTTGTTGGCGACGCTTCCGTCTCTCGGCGTTGGATTCGGTGGCGTCCTGTTTGTCCGCGTGCTCGGGGGCGCACTCACGATCGGCGCTTTTTCGCTTTCGATCACGATGCTGATGGACCTCTCGGGGGGACACGGTCGGAACATGGGCGCCGCCGGGATTGCCATCGGGGCGGGGGCGGGCCTGGGCGCCGTCGTCGGTGGGCGGCTCGCGACGATCGATCCCCTCGCGCCCGTGTACGGCGGTGCGGTCGCCCTGGGTGCCGTGGCGGTGCTTGCAGCGACCGTCCCGGACCGCGCCTCGGGCGGCGCGCTCCCCGTCGCCGAGGTGCTTTCGGGGCTGTCCAGCCGGCCGCAGCTTTCGGTCCCGTACGCCTTCGGCTTCGTCGACCGGCTCACCGCCGGCTTCTTCTCCCTCGTCGGGGTGTACTACTTCCGGGACGTCTTCGAACTCGACGCGTTCGGTGCCGGGCTCACGCTGGCGCTGTTTTTCGTCCCGTTCGCGCTGTTGCAGTACCCGTTCGGCGTTCTCTCCGACCGGATCGGCCGGTTCCTTCCGGTGGTGGTCGGGTCGATCGGCTACGGCGTCGCGATCGCGTTCGTGGGGCTGTCGCCGACCTACACGGTTGCGGCGCTGGGTATGGTCTTCGTCGGGATCTGTGGTGGCCTCGTTTCCCCGGCGACGCTCGCTCTCGTCACGGACGTCGCGGCCGTCGACGAGCGTGGGGCCGCGATGGGCGGGTTTAACGTGTTCGGCTCGCTGGGGTTTCTCGCGGGCTTTCTCGTCGGCGGGATCACGGCCGACGTGATCGGCTACCTCGAGGCGTTTCTGCTCGTGGGCGGGCTCGAGGTCGCGATCGCACTGGTCGCCGCGCGGGCGGTCCGGCGGATCGCCCCGGAGTCCGAGGTGGGCGTCCCGACGGCCGGCGGATGA
- a CDS encoding AAA family ATPase, with product MSEEFLELTVRGAQKRDAGRGIARLPESARRTLGVLSGDTVVVEGERTAVAKVWPGGANVSDGEVRIDADTRANAGAKIGETVRLSTVSVTNANRVVLDAPAELASIDVSREAVERALARELRDRPLRTGEQVHVERLGGIRFLVSETDPSGTVRVVDATDVGLEYGRPGADRSTQTGGSADGAVADRGGSDGDTEGQVTPTPAPTTGVTYEDIGGLDEELELVREMIELPLSEPEVFARLGVEPPKGVLLYGPPGTGKTLIARAVANEVDATFITIDGPEIMSKYKGESEERLREVFQEAEAEAPAIVFFDELDSIAGKRDNGGDVENRVVGQLLSLMDGLDARGDVIVIGATNRVDTLDTALRRGGRFDREIQIGVPGEAGRREILEVHTRRMPLSEDVDVDKLAARTHGFVGADLESLVKEAAMTALRRARDAGESLSGVEVRKRDFEAAMAAVEPSAMREHVAETPSTVFDDVGGLEGAKRKLERAVTWPLTYAPLFEAANTTPPTGILLYGPPGTGKTLLARAIAGESQVNFIRVDGPELLDRYVGESEKAVREVFERARQAAPSILFFDEIDAVAGDRDALGADSGVGERVVSQLLTELDRTADNPNLVVLAATNRRDALDDALLRPGRLETHVEVPIPDRDARLAILEVHTRGKPLAEEVDLEEIADETEGYSGADLTAVCREAALLAIQEIADSYEGTEANDHAEELLLSADHFRAALEAVRPSPVGSE from the coding sequence ATGAGCGAGGAGTTCCTGGAACTCACCGTTCGGGGCGCACAGAAGCGCGACGCCGGACGGGGGATCGCCCGACTTCCGGAGTCGGCACGCCGAACGCTGGGCGTGCTGAGCGGTGACACGGTGGTCGTCGAGGGGGAGCGAACCGCGGTCGCGAAGGTATGGCCCGGCGGGGCGAACGTCTCCGACGGCGAGGTCCGGATCGACGCCGACACCCGCGCGAACGCAGGCGCGAAGATCGGGGAGACGGTTCGCCTCTCGACCGTGTCGGTGACGAACGCGAACCGGGTCGTCCTCGACGCACCGGCAGAACTGGCTTCGATCGACGTGAGCCGGGAGGCAGTCGAGCGCGCACTCGCCAGGGAGCTTCGCGACCGACCGCTCCGGACCGGCGAACAGGTCCACGTCGAACGGCTCGGCGGGATCCGGTTTCTCGTCAGCGAGACGGATCCGTCGGGAACTGTCCGCGTCGTCGACGCCACCGACGTCGGACTCGAATACGGTCGGCCCGGCGCGGATAGGTCGACACAGACCGGCGGCAGCGCCGACGGTGCCGTCGCCGACCGGGGTGGCAGCGACGGCGACACCGAAGGCCAGGTGACGCCCACGCCGGCGCCGACGACGGGGGTGACCTACGAGGACATCGGCGGCCTCGACGAGGAGCTGGAGCTGGTTCGGGAGATGATCGAACTCCCGCTGTCGGAGCCGGAGGTGTTCGCCAGACTCGGCGTCGAACCGCCGAAGGGCGTTCTCTTGTACGGCCCGCCCGGGACCGGAAAGACGCTGATCGCCCGCGCGGTCGCAAACGAGGTCGACGCCACGTTTATCACCATCGACGGCCCGGAGATCATGTCGAAGTACAAAGGCGAAAGCGAAGAGCGCCTCCGGGAGGTGTTCCAGGAGGCGGAAGCGGAGGCGCCTGCGATCGTCTTCTTCGACGAACTCGACTCGATCGCCGGAAAGCGCGACAACGGCGGCGACGTCGAGAACCGGGTGGTCGGTCAGCTCCTCTCGCTCATGGACGGGCTCGACGCCAGGGGCGACGTGATCGTCATCGGCGCGACCAACCGAGTGGACACGCTGGATACCGCCCTCCGGCGCGGCGGACGGTTCGACAGGGAGATCCAGATCGGCGTCCCCGGGGAGGCGGGCCGCCGGGAGATCCTCGAGGTTCACACCCGACGGATGCCGCTTTCCGAGGACGTCGACGTCGACAAACTCGCCGCCCGGACTCACGGGTTCGTCGGTGCCGACCTCGAGAGCCTGGTGAAGGAGGCGGCGATGACGGCGCTGCGCCGGGCCAGAGACGCGGGCGAATCGCTAAGCGGGGTAGAGGTGAGAAAACGGGACTTCGAAGCCGCGATGGCGGCCGTCGAACCCAGCGCGATGCGGGAACACGTCGCCGAGACCCCCTCGACGGTGTTCGACGACGTCGGCGGGCTCGAGGGCGCCAAACGGAAGCTCGAACGCGCGGTCACCTGGCCGCTGACGTACGCGCCGCTTTTCGAGGCGGCCAACACCACACCCCCGACCGGGATCCTGCTGTACGGCCCACCCGGCACCGGCAAGACCTTGCTGGCGCGGGCGATCGCGGGCGAAAGCCAGGTGAACTTCATCCGCGTCGACGGCCCCGAACTACTCGATCGGTACGTCGGAGAGTCCGAGAAGGCCGTCCGCGAGGTGTTCGAACGGGCCAGACAGGCCGCACCGAGCATCCTCTTTTTCGACGAGATCGACGCCGTCGCCGGCGACCGGGACGCGCTCGGCGCAGACTCCGGCGTCGGCGAGCGGGTCGTCTCGCAGCTGCTCACCGAACTCGACCGTACGGCCGACAACCCCAACCTCGTCGTCCTCGCGGCGACGAACCGGCGGGACGCGCTCGACGACGCGCTGCTCCGCCCGGGACGGCTGGAAACCCACGTCGAGGTGCCGATCCCAGACCGCGACGCCAGGCTCGCGATCCTCGAGGTGCACACCCGCGGGAAACCGCTCGCCGAGGAGGTCGACCTGGAGGAGATCGCCGACGAAACCGAGGGATACTCCGGGGCGGATCTCACCGCCGTCTGCCGGGAGGCGGCGCTGCTCGCGATCCAGGAGATCGCCGACAGCTACGAGGGCACCGAGGCGAACGACCACGCCGAAGAACTGTTGCTTTCCGCGGATCACTTCCGGGCGGCGCTGGAGGCCGTACGGCCCTCACCGGTGGGCAGTGAGTGA
- a CDS encoding DUF5800 family protein, with translation MTILSFDEDGVDVVYEGTEFRLDKEMIQEATGKSWPDVTDHEVIKLVEPEPELSGEPRRVQDIIR, from the coding sequence ATGACGATTCTTTCCTTCGACGAGGACGGCGTCGACGTCGTGTACGAGGGAACGGAGTTCAGGCTCGACAAGGAGATGATACAGGAGGCGACCGGGAAGAGCTGGCCCGACGTCACCGACCACGAGGTCATCAAGCTTGTCGAACCCGAGCCGGAACTGTCCGGGGAGCCCCGGCGTGTGCAGGACATCATCCGATGA
- the sod gene encoding superoxide dismutase — protein sequence MTDYELDPLPYDYDALEPHISEQVLEWHHDTHHQSYVNGWNSAEEELEANREAGDFSSSAGAIRSVTHNSSGHILHDLFWQNMSPDGGDEPTGALRERIEEDFGSYEAWRGEFEAAAKGASGWALLVYDTFSNQLRNVVVDKHDQGAIWGGHPILALDVWEHSYYHDYGPARGEFIENFFEVVDWEEPSRRCEEAVELFE from the coding sequence ATGACAGACTACGAACTCGATCCGTTGCCGTACGACTACGACGCCCTCGAACCGCACATCTCCGAGCAGGTGCTGGAGTGGCACCACGACACCCACCATCAAAGCTACGTGAACGGCTGGAACAGTGCCGAAGAGGAACTCGAGGCGAACCGCGAGGCGGGCGACTTCTCGTCGTCTGCAGGTGCGATCCGATCGGTCACGCACAACTCGTCGGGGCACATCCTCCACGACCTGTTCTGGCAGAACATGAGCCCCGACGGCGGCGACGAGCCGACCGGCGCGCTCCGCGAGCGAATCGAGGAGGACTTCGGCTCCTACGAGGCGTGGCGCGGCGAGTTCGAGGCGGCCGCGAAGGGTGCCTCCGGCTGGGCGCTTTTGGTGTACGACACGTTCTCGAACCAGCTTCGAAACGTCGTCGTCGACAAACACGACCAGGGCGCGATCTGGGGCGGTCACCCGATCCTGGCGCTGGACGTCTGGGAACACTCCTACTACCACGACTACGGACCGGCCCGCGGGGAGTTCATCGAGAACTTCTTCGAAGTCGTCGACTGGGAGGAGCCGTCCCGGCGCTGTGAAGAGGCCGTCGAGCTGTTCGAGTGA
- a CDS encoding redox-regulated ATPase YchF — translation MITVALAGKPNAGKSTFFTAATMADVDVGNYPFTTIDANRGIAHVRTECPCLDLGDRCGNERCRDGKRYVPIELVDVAGLVPGAHEGRGLGNQFLDQLTNADVILNVVDASGGTNAEGEPVDVGTYDPMEEVDFIEEEMDRWLVGIVDRNWESIERKSRSPNFDIDEALSEMLTGFGATEADVGAVLREFEYPPDPKNWTDEHRETLARAVRRQTKPLVLVANKADVAPEENLQRLLEADRPVVPASAEGELALRRASQAGAVEYDPGDEAFEIVGDLTDAQRGGLETVRELVQRQGGTGVQESLNAAVYDLLDVVTVYPVQDAGKWTDGQGNVLPDAHLLPRGSTPRDLAFEIHSDIGEGYLHAVDAKSERRISDEYELSEGDVVKIVSTAN, via the coding sequence ATGATTACGGTCGCACTCGCGGGCAAGCCCAACGCCGGCAAGTCCACGTTCTTTACGGCGGCGACGATGGCCGACGTCGACGTCGGAAACTACCCGTTTACGACGATCGACGCCAATCGCGGGATCGCACACGTCCGGACGGAGTGTCCGTGTCTCGATCTCGGGGACAGATGTGGCAACGAGCGGTGTCGGGACGGCAAGCGATACGTTCCGATCGAACTCGTCGACGTCGCCGGCCTCGTCCCCGGCGCCCACGAAGGGAGAGGGCTGGGGAACCAGTTCCTCGATCAGTTGACGAACGCCGACGTTATTCTCAACGTCGTCGACGCCTCCGGGGGAACCAACGCCGAGGGGGAGCCCGTCGACGTCGGAACGTACGATCCGATGGAGGAGGTCGACTTCATCGAAGAGGAAATGGACCGGTGGCTGGTCGGGATCGTCGACCGCAACTGGGAGTCGATCGAGCGGAAATCCAGGTCGCCGAACTTCGACATCGACGAGGCGCTCTCGGAGATGCTCACCGGCTTCGGCGCGACCGAAGCCGACGTCGGGGCCGTCCTCCGGGAGTTCGAGTATCCACCTGATCCCAAAAACTGGACGGACGAACACCGGGAGACGCTCGCGCGGGCGGTCCGCCGGCAGACGAAACCGCTGGTGCTGGTCGCGAACAAGGCCGACGTCGCACCCGAGGAGAACCTCCAGCGGTTGCTGGAGGCGGACCGACCGGTGGTGCCGGCGTCTGCGGAGGGGGAGCTCGCGTTGCGTCGGGCCTCGCAGGCGGGTGCCGTCGAGTACGATCCGGGCGATGAGGCGTTCGAAATCGTCGGCGACCTCACCGACGCCCAGCGCGGCGGCCTCGAGACAGTCCGGGAACTCGTCCAGCGGCAGGGTGGAACGGGAGTCCAGGAGTCGCTGAACGCGGCCGTCTACGACCTGCTCGACGTCGTCACTGTCTACCCCGTTCAGGATGCCGGGAAGTGGACCGACGGCCAGGGGAACGTGCTTCCCGACGCACACCTGTTGCCCCGCGGATCGACGCCCAGGGATCTCGCCTTCGAGATCCATTCCGACATCGGCGAGGGCTACCTCCACGCGGTCGACGCCAAATCCGAGCGACGTATCTCCGACGAGTACGAACTCTCTGAAGGCGACGTCGTCAAGATCGTCTCGACGGCGAACTGA
- a CDS encoding DUF5827 family protein — MPKPKSEAGRLYPCDFYTPDELFDPDELYTVPEIARLLQELEPDAELDDATEGVLLDWAIPWVMVHADDLVVAEPGDEGEPGYYGLKTDADRERFAERSGDDD; from the coding sequence ATGCCGAAGCCGAAGTCCGAAGCCGGTCGTCTGTATCCCTGCGATTTCTACACACCAGACGAGCTTTTCGACCCCGACGAACTGTACACTGTACCGGAGATCGCCAGGCTGCTGCAGGAACTGGAGCCCGACGCGGAGCTCGACGACGCCACCGAGGGGGTGTTGCTCGACTGGGCGATCCCGTGGGTGATGGTCCACGCCGACGACCTTGTGGTCGCCGAACCCGGCGACGAGGGGGAGCCGGGCTACTACGGGCTCAAGACCGACGCCGACCGCGAGCGGTTCGCCGAACGATCCGGGGACGACGACTGA
- a CDS encoding class I SAM-dependent methyltransferase, translating into MIDRDAVLDNAKYLRHVRPIDPDELVDYLEGNAHPGVVRRILREEAFDLGLFERADGTFVPVDGGTVRPAGWHPESFPEPYAFALEELLVDQYGPNWHTGESGDRLRTTIDRLKADYFHGNDVTYDEDAAFGYAIYHLPDYYAVMGYVLEVLAEPGQLPRSLRVLDVGAGTGGPALGLCDYLFGRPDDDSETTDSPDATGPIVDYHAVEPSANVEILEALLEETDRNFRTEIHRERIENVDPAALAPEVDSGGWDLVVFGNVLSELEAPRRELERGLDALADSGSLVALAPADLETSTGLRDVERAVANQRNNVTVFAPELRLWPGAEPSDRGWSFAVGSDLAVPSFQRLLDEAAPRGPEDEPGRYVNADVQYSYSILRRDGRRRFPIRANPNRHARMAESDRHVTRRIDLLAVKLSENLADGDANPLFRIGDGSQTLDHYAVLTRESGLNRALREAPYGSVLEFQNTLLLWNDDEGAYNLVVDGETTVDIAAA; encoded by the coding sequence ATGATCGACAGAGACGCCGTTTTGGACAACGCGAAGTATCTCCGGCACGTCCGTCCGATCGATCCGGACGAGCTGGTCGATTACCTCGAGGGGAACGCTCATCCAGGCGTAGTCAGGCGAATCCTCCGCGAGGAGGCGTTCGACCTGGGGCTGTTCGAGCGCGCGGACGGCACGTTCGTTCCCGTCGACGGCGGGACAGTCCGGCCCGCAGGGTGGCATCCCGAGTCGTTCCCGGAGCCGTACGCGTTCGCCCTCGAGGAGTTGCTCGTCGACCAGTACGGCCCGAACTGGCACACCGGAGAATCCGGCGATCGCCTCCGGACGACCATCGACCGCCTGAAAGCCGACTACTTCCACGGAAACGACGTCACCTACGACGAGGACGCCGCGTTCGGCTACGCGATATACCACCTCCCGGACTACTACGCGGTGATGGGGTACGTACTGGAGGTGCTCGCAGAGCCCGGACAGCTCCCCCGGAGCCTGCGAGTGCTCGACGTCGGCGCGGGGACCGGCGGCCCGGCGCTGGGGCTCTGTGACTACCTGTTCGGCAGGCCGGACGACGACTCGGAAACGACAGACAGTCCGGACGCCACTGGCCCGATCGTCGATTATCACGCCGTCGAGCCGAGCGCCAACGTCGAGATCCTCGAAGCGCTCCTGGAGGAGACCGATCGCAACTTCAGAACCGAAATACACCGCGAACGGATCGAAAACGTCGACCCGGCGGCGCTCGCCCCCGAAGTCGACTCTGGAGGATGGGACCTCGTCGTCTTCGGTAACGTCCTCTCGGAACTCGAAGCGCCACGCCGGGAGCTCGAACGGGGGCTCGACGCCCTGGCGGACTCCGGGTCGCTCGTGGCACTCGCGCCGGCCGACCTGGAAACCTCGACGGGCCTCAGGGACGTCGAACGTGCTGTCGCGAATCAGAGGAACAACGTCACTGTCTTCGCTCCGGAGTTACGGCTGTGGCCCGGGGCGGAGCCGTCCGATCGCGGGTGGTCGTTTGCAGTCGGCTCCGACCTCGCGGTGCCGTCGTTCCAGCGGCTGCTCGACGAGGCTGCCCCGCGCGGTCCCGAGGACGAGCCAGGGCGATACGTAAACGCCGACGTACAGTACTCCTACTCGATTCTCCGTCGGGACGGTCGGAGGCGGTTCCCGATCCGTGCGAACCCGAACCGACACGCCCGGATGGCCGAAAGCGACCGACACGTGACCCGGCGGATCGATCTGCTCGCGGTGAAACTGAGCGAGAACCTGGCCGACGGGGACGCGAACCCGCTGTTCAGGATCGGCGACGGGAGCCAGACGCTCGATCACTATGCGGTGCTCACTCGCGAGTCCGGACTCAATCGGGCGCTCCGGGAGGCGCCGTACGGGTCGGTGCTCGAGTTTCAAAACACCCTACTGTTGTGGAACGACGACGAAGGCGCGTACAACCTCGTCGTCGACGGGGAAACGACGGTCGACATCGCGGCGGCGTGA
- a CDS encoding DJ-1/PfpI family protein: MNVDCHPDGTTVHILLYDGFDELDGIGPYEVFDYAREFGAGIDPSYRTLEPTEQVTASHGTRIVPDGTLPEPDDPDAPDLLVVPGGGWNARDEEASAWVQAQRGDLPRALSAHHRAGARVAGVCTGGMLLATAGLTDDRPAVTHKSALTELRRTGADVREARVVDDGDLLTAGGVTSGLDLALHLVERIAGRDVADRIATVIEYDRRFDVVRTDRADAADGRDGAESGRDDAEFD; this comes from the coding sequence GTGAACGTGGACTGCCATCCCGACGGAACGACCGTCCACATCCTGCTTTACGACGGGTTCGACGAACTGGACGGGATCGGCCCCTACGAGGTGTTCGACTACGCCCGGGAGTTCGGCGCCGGGATCGACCCCAGCTACCGGACGCTCGAGCCTACAGAGCAGGTCACAGCCAGCCACGGGACGCGGATCGTCCCGGACGGGACGCTTCCCGAACCGGACGATCCCGACGCACCCGACCTGCTCGTGGTTCCCGGCGGCGGCTGGAACGCGCGCGACGAGGAGGCCTCGGCGTGGGTGCAGGCCCAGCGTGGCGACCTCCCGCGCGCGCTCTCGGCTCACCACCGGGCCGGCGCGCGCGTGGCTGGGGTGTGTACCGGCGGGATGCTGCTCGCGACCGCCGGGCTGACGGACGATCGACCCGCGGTGACACACAAAAGCGCTCTGACGGAACTCCGGAGGACCGGTGCGGACGTGCGGGAGGCCCGGGTCGTCGACGACGGCGACCTGCTCACTGCCGGGGGGGTCACCTCCGGACTCGATCTCGCCCTCCACCTGGTCGAACGGATCGCCGGTCGCGACGTCGCCGATCGGATCGCGACGGTGATCGAGTACGACCGCCGGTTCGACGTCGTCCGAACCGACCGGGCCGACGCCGCAGACGGTCGTGACGGGGCCGAAAGCGGGCGTGACGACGCCGAGTTTGACTGA